In a genomic window of Neoarius graeffei isolate fNeoGra1 chromosome 13, fNeoGra1.pri, whole genome shotgun sequence:
- the LOC132896724 gene encoding phospholipase A2 inhibitor and Ly6/PLAUR domain-containing protein-like isoform X1 translates to MKLMAELYNKPLPSNPHIIILYIRIKPALLTFSPHLLHLHTSTSTKASIMKSQVTLLLICMLSSKALSLTCHQCVPSASGKCTEEQTTCSDQCLTSTTAVYMSGTKLTDVNIKTCGMPELCATGSMNIGTVKVTSNTKCCSTNFCNSETLPALPKQAPNGRMCYTCDANDCSGTVNCEGNEDRCISASVQQGSNTLSMKGCVSKSFCVGSGSSGIPGIGISHVQCCEENLCNSAKSVTLSFLLMIVPLLSSILFY, encoded by the exons ATGAAACTCATGGCAGAACTGTACAATAAGCCCCTCCCTTCAAATCCACACATCATCATACTCTACATTAGAATAAAACCAGCCTTACTCACATTTTCACCCCATTTGCTTCATCTTCACACCTCAACTTCTACAAAAGCCTCAATAATGAAGTCTCAAgtcacactgctgctcatctgcatgctTTCCTCCAAAG CACTGTCACTGACTTGTCATCAGTGTGTGCCATCAGCATCTGGAAAATGCaccgaggaacagacaacctgctcTGATCAGTGTCTCACTTCAACCACTGCTGTTTACATGA GTGGTACAAAGCTTACAGATGTAAATATTAAGACTTGTGGAATGCCAGAATTGTGTGCAACTGGGAGCATGAACATAGGAACAGTAAAAGTGACCAGCAATACCAAATGCTGTAGCACTAATTTCTGCAACAGTGAAACACTACCAG CTCTTCCAAAGCAGGCTCCCAATGGGAGAATGTGTTACACTTGTGATGCAAATGATTGTTCTGGAACAGTGAACTGTGAAGGAAATGAAGATCGCTGTATCAGTGCATCAG ttcaaCAAGGTAGCAATACCCTATCTATGAAAGGATGTGTGTCCAAGAGCTTCTGTGTTGGAAGTGGATCATCAGGCATTCCAGGAATTGGCATATCACATGTGCAGTGTTGTGAGGAAAATCTTTGTAACAGTGCTAAGAGCGTCACACTGAGTTTTCTCCTCATGATCGTCCCTCTGCTCTCCTCCATCCTCTTCTACTGA
- the LOC132896724 gene encoding urokinase plasminogen activator surface receptor-like isoform X2, whose translation MSGTKLTDVNIKTCGMPELCATGSMNIGTVKVTSNTKCCSTNFCNSETLPALPKQAPNGRMCYTCDANDCSGTVNCEGNEDRCISASVQQGSNTLSMKGCVSKSFCVGSGSSGIPGIGISHVQCCEENLCNSAKSVTLSFLLMIVPLLSSILFY comes from the exons ATGA GTGGTACAAAGCTTACAGATGTAAATATTAAGACTTGTGGAATGCCAGAATTGTGTGCAACTGGGAGCATGAACATAGGAACAGTAAAAGTGACCAGCAATACCAAATGCTGTAGCACTAATTTCTGCAACAGTGAAACACTACCAG CTCTTCCAAAGCAGGCTCCCAATGGGAGAATGTGTTACACTTGTGATGCAAATGATTGTTCTGGAACAGTGAACTGTGAAGGAAATGAAGATCGCTGTATCAGTGCATCAG ttcaaCAAGGTAGCAATACCCTATCTATGAAAGGATGTGTGTCCAAGAGCTTCTGTGTTGGAAGTGGATCATCAGGCATTCCAGGAATTGGCATATCACATGTGCAGTGTTGTGAGGAAAATCTTTGTAACAGTGCTAAGAGCGTCACACTGAGTTTTCTCCTCATGATCGTCCCTCTGCTCTCCTCCATCCTCTTCTACTGA